The nucleotide window TGTTGATTTCGGAGCCAGTGACGTGACCGGCGGCGTCGAGGTGGAAGGTCGGGGAAAAGCGGCGGAAGGTGCGGCCTTCGACGGACTTTTTGCCGGCTTCGGACCAGTCGAGGCGGGCGCGAACGCCGCCGGTCTGCGGTTCGTCACCGGCCCAGTAAAATTCAGTCGGCCAGGCGGAGGCTTCGCGGTCCTCGTGGTTGAAATCGAAAAAGGGCCGGTCTTCGCGGCCTTCGGCGGCGGCGGTGAGTTTACCGGCGAGGAAGGTTTGCAGGACGGCAGCGGTGGCGGCGTTCACTGCCACTTCTACCGAGACGGGTTTGCCGCCCTGGGACGCCCGGATGCGGTGGCGGCCGGGCGGCATGTATTGGATGTCGGTGGGGAGCGCGGCGCCTTCGGTCAGGGCGTTGGCGAAGGCGGCGTGTAACGGTGCGGTTTTGTTATTGGTGGCGAGGTCCATGCCATCGCCAAAGTGTCAACGGGTACGATCCGACAAGGCAGGTATCACAGAGCCCAGCCGGAGCGCCGACACGGAGTCCACGGAGGACGGAATCGGAGGGGGATTCAGAGTTGAGAACGAGTAGGAGTAGGAGAACGAGAACGAATACTGAGGGCGCTTACGTGGGCGGTTGGGCACAAAAAAGCCCGCCTGGACGGGGGCGGGCTTTGGATTACTTGCCGAGCAATTTTTCGGCGCGGCGATAATCATCGCTGCGGTCGTCGAGGAATTCGGCGCAGAGCTCAGTGCCATGCCAGCGGTGGATGATTCGCCAGCGGCCTACGCGTAGAGTTGAAAATCCATCCAGCGGCGGACGCAGGGCGTGCACATCGCGGGCGATACCGGCCTCCACGTCTTTCAAGGCGCGGCGGATCGTCTTCTTGACGTCAGGCGACATGAGGGAGAGCGCCTGCTTAAACTGGTCGGATTGGATCACGCCTTGAGCTTTGAATACTTAACTTCGCCGCGTTTCATCCGGCCGAGGTGGCGAAGGAAATCGGGGGTATCTAAAAGCTCGGCGGTTTCGTCCACATAAACGGGAAAGGGCAAACCTTGGCGGGCGACGACTTGGGAGAACAGCATGTTGACCGCATCGGCAGGTTTTAGACCCAGAGCAGCTAGGACTGTCTTGGCTTGTTTGGCGCGGGCTGACTCTACGCGCAGTCGGAGAAGTGTGGTTGCCATGCATCAAAAGTGCTCACTTGTGCCCTAGGGTCAAGGGAGTAGCGGGGCCGGATTTCTGAGTGTTTACAAAGAGGCGAGCCGGAGCGCCGCCCACAGAGGGCACGAAAGACGGAATCGGAGGCAGATTCGGCAGGGAGAACGAGTAGGAGTAAGAGAACGAGAACGATTACGGAGGGGAGCCATCACTTAGGTGGTTGGTAGCTGGCCTTGGGGACGCGGATCAGGGAGCTGCGGCAGTTGTAGTGGGCGGGTGGCGGCGAAAACCAGCCGTCGCCCCAGCGGTGGCCGTGGCGACCGATAACCGAGGGCCATTGGGGGGGGGGGGCGCCATGATCGGGCAAAGCACGATGAATCTAGAATCCGGTGGCCGGGGCCGCTTCTCGGGGATCGTGCAAGCGCTGTGTATTCTGGGTTATATTCTGTTTGCCTCAGCATTGATCGGCATGGTTCCGATGGCGGCTCCGGCGGGGGTGATGTGCGTGGTGGTTTTCCACACCTTCGCGTGGTCGAGCCTGCGCATCCTTCATAAAATCCCCCGTTCCGATGCGCTCATCCTCATGTTGGTTTCAGCGATCACGGTGTTTTCCAATCAGGCGATTGCGGTGGCCATCGGGGTTCTCATTTCGGCGCTCAAATTTGCTTGGGCAATGGCCAGCAAAACCGGCGCCCACCGGTATACGGATGAGTTCGGCAATCTCGTTTACGAAATTCATGGGCCGGTCTTTTTTGGCTCCACTCATAAGTTTATGGCCCAATTCAGCCCCAAAAACGATCCCGCCGAAGTCGCCATCGATTTCGCCCACGCCCAGCTTTATGACCATTCCTCGATCGAGGCCTTGAGCGTCGTGATTCGGAATTATCAAAAGGTCTGGAAAAAGCTCCAATTACGCCACCTGAGCCCAGGTTGCCAGACTCTCCTAAAAAAGGCCGGATCGATGCTCGATGTTGAACTCAGCAATGCCCCCCACCGGCATTATTCCACGGACCGACTCGCCTAGGGTTTTCGGCTCAAGGCCGGTCCATTGAACCTAAAAACGGCAGTAGGAATTAATCGCAGGCTTTCCCGGATCGAAACGACTCCGTCGTCCCGCTACGCGCTTTCGAGCCTCGCCCACGCTCCAAACGCAGCGAGATCGCGGAGCGATTTTGATCCGCATCACGGATTACAGATGGCCCCAATAGATTGAGTTGAGCATCGAATTTTGCCGATTGGGAAGTCACCCGCAGGGTGAATGTAAAAAGAACTGTAAGCAATTATAAACAAAGGATTACTGGTTAAATCGGTGATCCCAATGCCGGATTTAGGTTGAATTCAATCCGCCGGCCCGGGCTGCGTCTACAGCCGCACCGCTGAAAGCGGGGGCGGGCGTCACGGGGATACATTACCAGCCCGATTGCATGCTTTTGGGTTCTGTTATTGGCTTATGCATCCATTTAACAATTGGCCCCTTATGCCGAGTTCTTCCGGTCTTGCCACGGCGTTGGGTTTTTGAAGTGTGCCCGCATGTCATTGCATTCATCGGTCGTCGCGCCTGAGCGAGAAGCC belongs to Opitutus sp. and includes:
- a CDS encoding type II toxin-antitoxin system RelB/DinJ family antitoxin, translating into MATTLLRLRVESARAKQAKTVLAALGLKPADAVNMLFSQVVARQGLPFPVYVDETAELLDTPDFLRHLGRMKRGEVKYSKLKA
- a CDS encoding cytotoxic translational repressor of toxin-antitoxin stability system, translated to MIQSDQFKQALSLMSPDVKKTIRRALKDVEAGIARDVHALRPPLDGFSTLRVGRWRIIHRWHGTELCAEFLDDRSDDYRRAEKLLGK
- a CDS encoding SulP family inorganic anion transporter, coding for MNLESGGRGRFSGIVQALCILGYILFASALIGMVPMAAPAGVMCVVVFHTFAWSSLRILHKIPRSDALILMLVSAITVFSNQAIAVAIGVLISALKFAWAMASKTGAHRYTDEFGNLVYEIHGPVFFGSTHKFMAQFSPKNDPAEVAIDFAHAQLYDHSSIEALSVVIRNYQKVWKKLQLRHLSPGCQTLLKKAGSMLDVELSNAPHRHYSTDRLA